Below is a genomic region from Candidatus Cloacimonadota bacterium.
CCTCCGCTTTTTCCAGGGGAAAAATCTTGGCATTGCTTAAAATCAGGTTCAAGCAGGCTCCCACATACGAAAGCGCCAGCTTCTATTCCAAAACTGCGCGCAGGTCAGTTTCAAGCTGCAGAGCGTTGTCAGTTTTGGCGTCGCGATATTTCACGATGATGGGACAATAGACTTGAAAACCAGGTTCGTTCTTCATTTGGCGGCTGC
It encodes:
- a CDS encoding 2,3,4,5-tetrahydropyridine-2,6-dicarboxylate N-succinyltransferase, whose translation is SRQMKNEPGFQVYCPIIVKYRDAKTDNALQLETDLRAVLE